The Candidatus Alcyoniella australis genome segment GTTGTATTCCATCAGGAAGCCGTTGTCGTAATTCTTGTAGTTGTCGTTGAGTTCGACCACCTGGCCCTGATATGTGCGCACGTCCTCGCGCTGCAGCACGCCGTAGGTGGCGCGGAAAAAATGTCCGCGCAGGTTCCGGCCGACCTGGCCCGAGGAGTTGGCCAACGCCTCGCCGTTCTTACCCGACCAGTGCAGCAGCATCGGGGTGATCATCGAGCCCGAGGCGAGCACAAAGCGCTCGGCGTAAATCGTGTGCTCCTCAACATGCTCGCCCATACCCATCGCGTTGCCGCCGGTGCGCTTGAGATAGGTGATGCTCTCGATCTTGGTCCCCGCGGCGTTGGTGTTCAGCCGCGTGACCCAGCAGTTGTCGCGCACCTCGGCGCCGAACCACTTGGCCTTGGGCAGGGTGATAGTCAGCGCGTTGGCCTTGGCGTTGTAGCGGCAGCCCAAGATGCAGCAGCGGCAGCGGCGACAGCGGTCGTGGTACACGCCGTATTCGAACCACGGCTCGCGATTAAAAGCCGACTGGATCGGCACCAGCTCGCCGCCCGAGACCTCGTTGAACAGCTTGGCGTAGTGGCTCATCTCGTCGACCGGCCAGCGGTAGACGTGGAAGCGTTCTTTAACTAGGTCGATGTATGGCAGAAATTCGTGGTGGCTGAACGGCCACTGGGAATAGTCGCGCGGGGTCGACTCCTCGAGCACGCCGCCGTAAGTCGTAGTGCCTCCGCCTGCGCATTCGCCCATGTCCGTGCGCCAGCGCCGACCGGCGAACTCCTCGTGCCAAAACAGGTTGATCGTCGGCAGGAACTGTTGGCTGTCGGCGAAGTGGTCGGGCGAGCCAAAGGTAATATCCAGGTCGTCGCCGGCCTCGAGGAATACGACCTTAGCCCCGGCCTCGGCCAGCTCGCCGCCAAGGGTAGCGCCTCCGGCGCCAGCTCCGACGATTACGACGTCAGCTGTATCAATCGCCATTTCTCAACCCCTTCCTCAGCGCCACCGGGAACTGTTGGCAATCCGGATACCCCTCGCACGGGTAGCGGAAGGTGCCGGTGGGATCTTGCGGGTCGTACCAGTTCATTGACTCGAACAGTACCTTCCACTCCTCCTCGGTGTTCTCCTCGAAGGTGCCGATCATCGAGATCGTCAGCAGGCCGGTGAGCATGTCCTTGATCAGCGGCGCAAGCTCCTCGCGCTCGGATACCCAGGCACGGATCGCGGCCAGACGCTCGGCGTCGTCGCAGTCGAGGAAGAACGACTTGCCCACGGCCTGCTTGGAGTACTTGTTGAGCATCAGCGCCACGGCGTACTGCCCCACGTTCTCGAGGTAGGCCGCCAGCACCCAGTCGCCGTGATAGTCCGAGCCCTTGAAGTCGTTGGGAATCTCCGGGTCGGCCGGGACGATGACGTCAACCGCCGCGGTGATCTCGGGCAACGGCGCGGGGCCGCTCTTGTTCAGCGGATCGCCCGGCCGCCAATCCTGGAAACCCAGAGGCAGGTCCTGGGCCATGATCGAGGTCGAAAGCAGAGTCGAGAAAAGCCCGACGGTCGTGGTCGTGATAAACGTGCGTCTGTCCATCGGCCCCTCCTATTGCTCGCCGGGCATGTCGATGTGGCCGTTGATGTGGCTGCCCAACGGCAATATCTGCTGGTTCTCGTCCACCGAGCTGGGGTGGCACGAGTTGCAGTCGGCGTCGGCGTTGCCCTGGGGATCGGTTAGGCGGTGGCAGGCGCCGCAACGTGAGGCGTCGCCGCTTTGATCCCACCAGCCCGGCTGCTTGTGATCGCCGCCGCTGAGGGTCGCGCCGTGGCAGTAGACATTGGAACAGGTCTCGCCATCGTAGCTGGGCTGCGCGCCGTCGTGTGTCGCCATGAAGCCGAAGTTGATCTCGGCCACGTTGTCGCCGTCGATGTGCCCAGGCTTCCAGGTGCCGTTTGGCACCACGTGGCAGTTGACGCAGTTGACCTTGTGCGCGTCAATGGCGTCTCGCCGCATGGCCGCGTGCGCGCCCACGCCTTGCTCCTGCACATCGCACGAGCCCTCGAGGTTCTGCGGCGGCGAGGTCCCCAGGTTCCAGCCGTGGCACGAGCTGCAGCCCACTGCATAGTCGACCTCGCCGTTGTTGTGCCGCTCCGCATCGACGAACTCCCAGTTCTGGTCGACAACGTAGCCGTGGCAGCGGTAGCAACGGATGTTGTCCGGGTGGCGGCTGGTCTGCGGAGGAGCCCCATGACAGCTATCGCAGCCCTCGGGGACCTCCATCAGCGCAAAGCCGCAATCGTCGAGTTCGCCTTGGTCGTTGTCATCGTCATCGTCGCCATCAGTGCAGGTGGCCAGCAGCGCCAGCGCAAGCACGGCGATCAGCGCGACAATGACCAACCACCAAGACGCGGCTTTTACTTTAGGTCGGTGTATTGTGTCGGTTTTCATCCTGGCTCCAAAAAAAGGCTCAAGGCCGGGCGCAGCCGCCCGCTCAATAGAATGTTTTACGGGTCGCGGTACGAGTGGTCAAGGCCTTAGCATTCAAGTCGGCAGGATGGGGTCATTATTAGAGTTTGAAACTATCGAGAGGCCAGCGTAGAGTTTAAGCACGCCCGTGGAGAGGATAAACATGAGCAGCCGCAGAAAATTCATCATCGGCTCGACCGCGGTCCTGGGCGGCGTGGCGGCCGGGGCGCATTTAAGCTCCTGCTCGGCGCACGACGCGCCGCGGGCGATCGGCAACACCGATCCGAAAACCGCCCTGGTGGCCTGGTACAGCCAGACCGGCCACACGGCGCGCATGGGCAAGCTGATGGCCCAGACCTGGCGCGCGGCAGGGCTGGAAGTGCTGGCAAGCGACATCCGTAAAGTCGATCCACAGCAGGCAGCGCAATACGACCTGCTGCTGCTGGGCGCGCCGGTCAACTTCATGGATCTGCCACCCAACGTACTCCAGTG includes the following:
- a CDS encoding CxxxxCH/CxxCH domain-containing protein translates to MKTDTIHRPKVKAASWWLVIVALIAVLALALLATCTDGDDDDDNDQGELDDCGFALMEVPEGCDSCHGAPPQTSRHPDNIRCYRCHGYVVDQNWEFVDAERHNNGEVDYAVGCSSCHGWNLGTSPPQNLEGSCDVQEQGVGAHAAMRRDAIDAHKVNCVNCHVVPNGTWKPGHIDGDNVAEINFGFMATHDGAQPSYDGETCSNVYCHGATLSGGDHKQPGWWDQSGDASRCGACHRLTDPQGNADADCNSCHPSSVDENQQILPLGSHINGHIDMPGEQ
- a CDS encoding GMC oxidoreductase is translated as MAIDTADVVIVGAGAGGATLGGELAEAGAKVVFLEAGDDLDITFGSPDHFADSQQFLPTINLFWHEEFAGRRWRTDMGECAGGGTTTYGGVLEESTPRDYSQWPFSHHEFLPYIDLVKERFHVYRWPVDEMSHYAKLFNEVSGGELVPIQSAFNREPWFEYGVYHDRCRRCRCCILGCRYNAKANALTITLPKAKWFGAEVRDNCWVTRLNTNAAGTKIESITYLKRTGGNAMGMGEHVEEHTIYAERFVLASGSMITPMLLHWSGKNGEALANSSGQVGRNLRGHFFRATYGVLQREDVRTYQGQVVELNDNYKNYDNGFLMEYNMASPPTYMGGMVEVMETADLIDLLGLKFKRLMRYFPRIACSAPLCRSYDNGFTENFVLPHPSKTNRYGDPLPVVQFEPNAQERQWVETSCEHSRSFLRKAGVIDEYTFAGGIDVVHKVGTCRMGTDPTQAVTDLDGKVHDMDNLWIADGSLFPAPLLANCAFIIYALAYKVADGMLGRPSRMNPPEKKQ